In the genome of Roseimicrobium gellanilyticum, one region contains:
- the rpmF gene encoding 50S ribosomal protein L32, producing the protein MACPKRRKSKSKQKMRRGAKRWSAPKLQSCSSCGTSKPGHIVCPSCGYYGDRQVETIEAAA; encoded by the coding sequence ATGGCCTGTCCGAAACGCAGAAAATCCAAGAGCAAGCAGAAGATGCGCCGCGGCGCCAAGCGCTGGAGCGCTCCCAAACTGCAGTCCTGCTCCTCCTGCGGCACCTCCAAGCCCGGCCACATCGTGTGCCCGTCCTGCGGCTACTACGGCGATCGCCAGGTCGAGACCATCGAAGCGGCAGCCTAA
- a CDS encoding PQQ-binding-like beta-propeller repeat protein produces the protein MKHFLYLFLGFSAVFAPSLHAADWPQFRGPTGNGVVTDTNLPLKWSESDLLWKTELPGPGSSSPIVVGDRVFLTSYSGYGTDVRDPGDLSNLKRHAICLSRRDGKIMWQHEVKSPYSDKPYQGQYITMHGYASSTPVSDGQGVFFFLGNAGVHAFTVDGRKVWEVSVGEKAHEWGVGTSPMLYGDLVIVNAAHESNALIALDRRTGKTVWSVSGFPASWNTPTIMKVDGHDELVVNASGKLRAFNPKTGEELWSCQAIRAAELCPTIVAHDGVIYISGGPNSQSMAIRAGGKGDVTATHVLWKQAKGSNVGSPVYHNGHLYIVNDSRGIAICMDAKTGDVVYEQPMPTKRDRWYASPLLVGDRLYYVGRTSGTVVLAAKPQFEVLATNVIAGDDAVSNASPAVADGQVFLRSDRYAYCIGAKK, from the coding sequence ATGAAGCACTTTCTGTATCTTTTCCTCGGTTTTAGCGCTGTCTTCGCGCCCAGCCTGCACGCTGCGGACTGGCCCCAGTTCCGCGGACCTACCGGAAACGGCGTGGTGACAGACACGAATCTGCCCCTGAAGTGGAGCGAGAGCGACCTGCTCTGGAAGACCGAGCTGCCTGGTCCCGGCTCCTCCAGCCCCATCGTTGTCGGCGACCGAGTCTTCCTCACCAGCTACAGCGGCTACGGTACTGACGTGCGTGATCCAGGCGACCTCTCCAATCTCAAGCGCCACGCCATCTGCCTGAGCCGTCGCGACGGGAAAATCATGTGGCAGCACGAGGTGAAGTCACCGTACTCCGACAAGCCCTACCAGGGCCAGTACATCACCATGCACGGCTATGCCTCCAGCACGCCGGTGAGCGATGGCCAGGGCGTGTTCTTCTTCCTCGGCAATGCCGGTGTGCATGCTTTCACCGTGGACGGTCGCAAGGTGTGGGAAGTCAGTGTCGGAGAAAAGGCGCACGAGTGGGGGGTAGGTACCTCACCCATGCTGTACGGCGATCTCGTGATCGTGAATGCGGCTCATGAAAGCAATGCTCTCATTGCGCTCGACCGCCGCACCGGCAAAACCGTGTGGAGCGTGAGTGGCTTTCCTGCCTCATGGAACACGCCCACAATCATGAAGGTGGATGGGCATGATGAACTCGTGGTGAATGCCAGCGGCAAGCTGCGTGCTTTCAATCCCAAGACCGGCGAAGAACTGTGGTCCTGCCAGGCGATTCGCGCTGCGGAGTTGTGCCCCACGATCGTGGCGCATGATGGTGTGATCTACATCTCCGGTGGGCCGAACAGCCAGTCCATGGCCATTCGTGCTGGCGGGAAAGGGGATGTCACCGCCACGCACGTGCTGTGGAAACAGGCGAAGGGTTCCAACGTAGGCTCGCCGGTGTATCACAACGGCCACCTTTACATCGTGAATGACTCCCGCGGCATCGCCATCTGCATGGACGCGAAAACCGGCGACGTGGTCTACGAGCAACCCATGCCAACCAAGCGCGATCGCTGGTATGCCTCGCCGTTGCTGGTAGGAGATCGTCTCTACTATGTGGGACGTACTTCTGGTACCGTCGTGCTCGCTGCGAAGCCGCAGTTCGAAGTGCTGGCTACGAATGTGATTGCTGGAGACGACGCTGTTTCCAATGCGAGTCCTGCTGTAGCCGATGGCCAAGTCTTTCTGCGCTCGGATCGGTATGCGTACTGCATCGGGGCGAAGAAGTGA
- a CDS encoding DUF418 domain-containing protein, which translates to MNAQATATRLEGFDLARGFAIFGMTLVHFILVMTQHTPPAEWSTHLLAVLDGRPAAMFVMLAGMGVTLMVSKAAAAGDAPGTLDRRLRRRGIFLLLCGFLNLAIWPGDILRVYGVSLFLAPWFVRQRSSRLLLCVAGFVMVFIVLLCTIDYETYWDWSTMTYHHLWTVKGLLRSLFYDGFRSVFPWTGLLLLGVWLGRWDWRERSTAWCAVKWGLLVMTGSWIVSHVILDWFSENPQPDLSQEDAVALFGLISMPPLPLFLLNAGGFALLAIGSCCLAVARWPGSRLLKAVSSVGRLAFTWYVGHIVLGLGAVDALGLTSVSPVLALATGVGFLLLASLSSVWLLRRFRTGPLEWMLRRVG; encoded by the coding sequence ATGAACGCGCAGGCAACTGCCACACGTCTCGAAGGCTTCGACCTCGCTCGCGGGTTTGCCATCTTCGGCATGACCCTGGTGCACTTCATCCTCGTGATGACGCAGCACACACCACCTGCCGAGTGGAGCACGCATCTTCTGGCGGTGCTTGATGGGCGCCCGGCGGCCATGTTCGTGATGCTCGCGGGCATGGGAGTCACGCTGATGGTGAGCAAAGCCGCCGCAGCCGGAGATGCCCCGGGCACTCTGGATCGCAGGCTGCGTCGGCGTGGCATCTTCCTGCTCCTCTGCGGTTTTCTGAATCTGGCCATTTGGCCCGGAGACATCCTGCGTGTCTACGGCGTGTCCCTTTTCCTTGCACCGTGGTTTGTCCGCCAGCGTTCGAGCCGTCTTCTGCTCTGTGTCGCAGGTTTCGTGATGGTGTTCATCGTGCTGCTGTGTACCATCGACTACGAGACCTACTGGGACTGGAGTACCATGACGTATCATCACCTGTGGACGGTGAAGGGACTTCTCCGCAGTCTGTTCTATGATGGCTTCCGGTCCGTGTTTCCGTGGACCGGATTACTGCTCCTCGGTGTGTGGCTGGGTCGGTGGGACTGGCGTGAGCGGTCGACCGCGTGGTGCGCCGTGAAGTGGGGACTCCTGGTGATGACTGGCTCATGGATCGTCTCCCATGTGATCCTCGATTGGTTCTCTGAGAATCCCCAGCCCGACCTCTCGCAAGAGGATGCGGTCGCTCTCTTCGGCCTCATCTCGATGCCCCCGCTGCCGCTGTTTCTTTTGAATGCGGGTGGGTTTGCGCTTCTTGCCATTGGGAGTTGTTGCCTTGCCGTGGCGCGCTGGCCAGGCAGCCGATTGCTGAAGGCGGTGTCGTCCGTGGGCCGCCTCGCTTTCACCTGGTATGTCGGGCATATCGTTCTCGGCTTGGGTGCGGTGGATGCGCTCGGTCTGACCAGCGTGTCACCCGTCTTGGCTCTCGCCACAGGGGTAGGCTTCCTGCTGCTGGCTTCGCTTAGCTCGGTCTGGCTCCTGCGTCGATTCCGCACGGGCCCGCTTGAGTGGATGCTCCGCCGTGTGGGTTAG
- a CDS encoding SMP-30/gluconolactonase/LRE family protein — MNLRTCLLAFLLSPAAIHAADFVPLFDGKTLNGWKQLGGTAKYEIVDEAIVGTSVPDTPNSFLCTEKDYGNFILELEVMVDSRLNSGIQFRSESKADYQNGRVHGLQFELDPSDRAWTGGIYEEGRRGWLNNLEANDPARYAFKRDAWNRVRIEANGDHLRTFLNGVPAGDLKDSMTPKGFIALQVHGVGKETTPMSVKWRNIRILENPKAEDLTRATKAQDSQAAPVPADAKVELVQGGFKFTEGPALAIDGRIFFTDIPNNRIHIYDPASGQISVHRENTGGANGLMFTPTGALLACEGTNRLVTRQVGTGEAVAIAKEHNGATFNAPNDLDLDGKGGIYFTDPNYRKEAPTQDKEAVYYIATGKGNAQGGKITRVVDDCVKPNGVIVSLDKKTLYVCDNGANKVRAYDIDPKTAACTNGRDFAKMEEGQARGGDGMTIDERGNLYVTAQKFIWVFSPEGKTLAKIEVPEGPANCVFGAKGTQTLYITARTGFYKVKLAVDGRR; from the coding sequence ATGAACCTCCGCACCTGCCTCCTCGCATTCCTCCTCTCGCCCGCAGCCATCCACGCCGCCGATTTCGTTCCCCTCTTCGACGGCAAGACCCTCAACGGATGGAAACAACTCGGTGGCACCGCGAAGTATGAAATCGTGGACGAGGCCATCGTGGGCACCAGTGTGCCAGACACGCCGAACTCCTTCCTCTGCACCGAGAAGGACTACGGGAACTTCATTCTTGAGCTGGAGGTCATGGTCGACTCGCGGCTGAACAGTGGCATCCAGTTCCGCTCTGAGTCGAAGGCGGACTACCAGAATGGCCGCGTGCATGGGTTGCAGTTTGAACTCGACCCGAGTGATCGCGCATGGACCGGCGGTATCTATGAAGAAGGGCGGCGCGGTTGGCTGAACAATCTCGAAGCGAATGACCCCGCGCGCTACGCTTTCAAGCGCGACGCCTGGAATCGCGTGCGCATCGAGGCGAATGGTGACCATCTGCGCACCTTCCTGAATGGTGTGCCTGCCGGTGACCTGAAGGACAGCATGACGCCGAAGGGCTTCATCGCCCTGCAAGTGCATGGGGTGGGGAAGGAGACCACGCCCATGTCCGTAAAGTGGCGCAACATCCGCATCCTGGAGAACCCCAAGGCGGAGGACCTCACACGTGCAACCAAGGCACAGGATTCTCAAGCGGCGCCCGTGCCAGCGGATGCCAAGGTGGAACTCGTGCAGGGTGGCTTCAAATTCACCGAAGGGCCTGCACTCGCGATCGATGGCCGCATCTTCTTCACGGACATCCCGAACAACCGCATCCACATCTACGATCCTGCCTCCGGTCAGATTTCGGTGCATCGTGAGAATACCGGGGGCGCGAATGGGTTGATGTTTACACCCACCGGTGCGCTTCTCGCCTGCGAAGGCACGAACCGTCTTGTCACCCGTCAGGTTGGTACTGGCGAAGCGGTGGCAATCGCGAAGGAACATAACGGCGCCACCTTCAATGCGCCCAATGACCTCGACCTCGACGGCAAAGGCGGCATCTACTTCACTGACCCCAACTACCGCAAGGAAGCGCCGACGCAGGACAAGGAAGCGGTGTACTACATCGCCACCGGCAAGGGCAATGCTCAGGGCGGCAAGATCACCCGCGTGGTGGACGATTGCGTGAAGCCCAACGGCGTTATCGTCTCGCTCGACAAGAAGACCCTCTATGTCTGCGACAACGGCGCGAACAAAGTGCGTGCCTATGACATCGATCCCAAGACAGCCGCCTGCACCAACGGCCGCGACTTCGCGAAGATGGAAGAAGGCCAGGCTCGCGGTGGTGATGGCATGACCATCGATGAGCGCGGCAACCTGTATGTCACCGCTCAGAAGTTCATCTGGGTCTTCTCACCGGAAGGCAAGACGCTCGCGAAGATTGAAGTGCCGGAAGGTCCCGCCAATTGCGTCTTTGGCGCGAAAGGCACCCAGACCCTCTACATCACCGCCCGCACGGGCTTCTACAAGGTGAAGCTCGCGGTGGATGGGCGTAGGTAA
- a CDS encoding D-2-hydroxyacid dehydrogenase: MRLTILDAFTANPGDLSWAGLESLADCTFHDRTAPAEVLVRAQDAELVITNKTVLSGDTIRSLPKLKYIGVLATGYNVVDVAAAKECGITVTNVPGYSTPSVAQTVFALLLELTHRVGHHAQTVRDGRWSQCPDFCYWDGTLVELSGRTLGILGYGTIGEGVAKIALALGMKVIANRRTWKEAPIEGVTPASQEEVFAQSDVLSLHCPLTEDTKHIINAQNIAKMKPSALLINTARGPLVNEAELAVALNEGRLAGAGLDVLSAEPPPADDPLLTAKNCYITPHIAWASKEARQRLISVATQNVKAFLDGKPQNVVG, encoded by the coding sequence ATGCGCCTCACCATCCTCGATGCTTTCACCGCCAACCCCGGCGATCTCTCCTGGGCCGGACTGGAATCCCTGGCCGACTGCACCTTTCATGACCGCACCGCGCCTGCTGAGGTGCTCGTGCGCGCGCAGGATGCCGAGCTGGTGATTACCAACAAGACCGTGCTCAGCGGCGACACCATCCGCTCCCTGCCGAAGCTCAAGTACATTGGCGTGCTCGCCACCGGCTACAATGTGGTGGACGTCGCCGCTGCGAAGGAGTGCGGTATCACAGTGACGAATGTGCCGGGCTACAGCACGCCTTCCGTTGCGCAGACTGTGTTCGCGCTGCTGCTGGAGCTCACGCATCGCGTGGGACACCATGCGCAGACCGTGCGCGATGGACGCTGGAGCCAGTGCCCGGATTTCTGCTACTGGGACGGGACCCTGGTGGAGCTCAGTGGGCGCACCCTCGGTATCTTGGGTTACGGCACCATCGGCGAAGGCGTGGCCAAGATTGCGCTCGCTCTCGGCATGAAGGTCATCGCGAATCGCCGCACCTGGAAAGAAGCTCCGATTGAAGGCGTGACTCCCGCATCCCAGGAAGAAGTGTTCGCGCAGTCGGATGTCCTCTCCCTTCACTGCCCGCTGACGGAAGATACGAAGCACATCATCAATGCGCAGAACATCGCGAAGATGAAACCCAGTGCCTTGCTCATCAACACCGCTCGCGGTCCACTGGTGAATGAAGCTGAGCTGGCTGTTGCATTGAATGAGGGGCGTCTCGCAGGGGCTGGTCTCGATGTCCTCTCCGCCGAGCCTCCGCCTGCGGATGATCCATTGCTCACCGCGAAGAATTGCTACATCACCCCGCACATCGCCTGGGCGAGCAAGGAAGCGCGTCAGAGGCTCATCAGTGTGGCGACGCAGAATGTGAAGGCGTTTCTGGATGGAAAACCGCAGAATGTGGTGGGGTAG
- a CDS encoding 2-oxo acid dehydrogenase subunit E2, with product MPSIPILMPQLGESIAEATIVRVLIEPGAKVEAGEDIFEVETSKAVMTVTAPCSGAVGEVTATPQTSYAVGATLGALLVSEEDAKAMGFADQRSITGPVTQSKSEGANGSDTANVHFAVDDHSTIHERQPTVEPVVGGLPVPAGAAGATYISARMRARMNEMGLNAADLSAVAGSGAGGRVTVEDFEQFLRSLEAHRMTKASPMRIAVADSMRRSWTRPLATVGISVVLDPLLVHRKKANPKPGPALYAVRALALALAENTAVAGRLVGNRIVHPSAIDIGFAVEVDDGVMVPVLREVEQKPLSALVAPYNELVEKARVRRLPVDSKRPGIATVTNFGTFGITWATPIPLPEQNLVLGLGAGSKVPRWSDEVGTFIPVTEAALTLSFDHRILDGGGAGRLLNRVAALLQTPEKL from the coding sequence ATGCCATCCATTCCGATTCTCATGCCCCAGCTCGGCGAAAGCATTGCCGAGGCTACCATCGTGCGCGTGCTCATTGAGCCGGGTGCCAAGGTGGAGGCCGGGGAGGACATCTTTGAAGTGGAGACCAGCAAGGCGGTGATGACCGTGACGGCCCCGTGCTCCGGTGCCGTGGGGGAGGTCACCGCCACACCGCAAACCAGCTACGCTGTGGGCGCGACCCTGGGTGCCCTGCTCGTGAGCGAGGAAGATGCAAAGGCCATGGGGTTTGCCGATCAGCGCTCCATCACCGGACCCGTGACGCAGTCCAAGTCCGAAGGCGCCAATGGCTCCGACACTGCGAACGTGCACTTCGCCGTGGATGACCACAGCACGATTCACGAGCGGCAGCCGACCGTGGAGCCGGTGGTGGGTGGCCTTCCCGTGCCTGCCGGTGCGGCGGGTGCCACGTACATTTCCGCGCGCATGCGTGCCCGCATGAATGAGATGGGCCTGAATGCCGCTGACCTCTCCGCCGTGGCAGGCAGTGGGGCAGGGGGGCGCGTGACGGTGGAAGACTTTGAGCAATTCCTGCGTTCACTTGAGGCGCATCGCATGACAAAGGCCTCGCCCATGCGTATCGCCGTGGCGGACTCCATGCGCCGCAGCTGGACCCGCCCGCTTGCCACCGTGGGCATTTCCGTGGTGCTGGATCCGCTGCTGGTGCATCGTAAGAAGGCCAATCCCAAACCCGGCCCGGCCCTGTATGCCGTCCGTGCGCTCGCCCTGGCTCTTGCGGAAAACACGGCGGTGGCTGGCCGCCTCGTGGGGAATCGCATCGTGCACCCCAGCGCCATCGACATCGGATTCGCCGTGGAAGTGGACGATGGTGTGATGGTTCCTGTGTTGCGTGAGGTGGAGCAGAAACCACTCTCCGCCCTCGTGGCTCCCTACAACGAACTCGTGGAAAAGGCCCGCGTGCGTCGTCTCCCTGTCGATAGCAAACGCCCTGGCATCGCCACAGTGACGAACTTCGGCACCTTCGGCATCACCTGGGCCACACCCATCCCGCTGCCCGAGCAGAACCTCGTGCTCGGCCTTGGTGCCGGTAGCAAGGTGCCGCGCTGGAGTGATGAAGTGGGCACCTTCATCCCCGTGACGGAAGCTGCGCTCACCTTGAGCTTCGACCACCGCATCCTGGATGGTGGTGGCGCTGGACGTCTGCTCAATCGCGTGGCGGCGCTGCTGCAGACGCCGGAGAAGCTGTAG
- a CDS encoding acyl carrier protein, producing MDTLARLEQVFHNIFEDDSIVLTRETTAQDIEAWDSVQHVTLMLEVEAEFKVRFSTSEMAYLKNVGELVDLIDKKVKK from the coding sequence ATGGACACACTCGCCCGCCTGGAACAGGTCTTCCATAACATCTTCGAGGACGACAGCATCGTGCTGACCCGTGAAACGACTGCGCAGGACATCGAGGCGTGGGACTCTGTGCAGCACGTGACCCTCATGCTGGAGGTCGAGGCCGAGTTCAAGGTACGATTCTCCACCTCTGAAATGGCCTACCTGAAGAACGTGGGTGAGTTGGTGGACCTCATTGATAAGAAGGTGAAGAAGTAG
- a CDS encoding TetR/AcrR family transcriptional regulator produces the protein MARPRDITKSEIIDAARRLLQTRGCNGFSVRDVSDEVGISTASLHYHFPTKGNLIAEVLGQDRAKMNERMAAIESEAETFAFRTQLMNHYFSTSSKEPGAIGPAVVAVVDLFTLPPECQTEVQQWFLNMEGWLTRFAMQARTTGELPTDRPVDTQVSEACASLLGAMLLPRARDHLSPLQASGPRLANKPHGHTRPPGTGLP, from the coding sequence ATGGCCCGTCCCAGAGACATTACCAAGAGCGAAATCATCGACGCCGCCCGCCGTCTTCTCCAGACACGCGGATGCAATGGGTTCAGCGTGCGCGATGTCAGTGACGAGGTGGGCATCAGCACCGCGAGCCTGCACTACCATTTCCCAACGAAGGGAAACCTGATTGCCGAGGTGCTTGGCCAAGATCGCGCGAAAATGAATGAGCGCATGGCGGCCATCGAGAGCGAGGCGGAGACTTTTGCCTTCCGCACGCAGTTGATGAATCACTACTTTTCCACGTCTTCCAAGGAGCCCGGCGCCATTGGTCCGGCCGTGGTGGCGGTGGTGGATCTGTTCACACTGCCGCCAGAGTGCCAGACGGAGGTGCAGCAATGGTTCCTCAATATGGAGGGATGGCTTACAAGATTTGCCATGCAGGCGCGGACCACGGGGGAGCTCCCCACAGATCGTCCCGTGGACACCCAGGTTTCCGAGGCCTGTGCTTCCTTGCTTGGTGCGATGCTCCTGCCGCGCGCACGTGATCATCTTTCTCCTTTGCAAGCTTCCGGTCCGCGTCTAGCGAACAAGCCTCATGGACACACTCGCCCGCCTGGAACAGGTCTTCCATAA
- a CDS encoding pyruvate carboxylase, with the protein MPSKKSPKSAPAAAIAAANEIRPIRKLMVANRSEIAIRVFRAATELGIRTVAIYANEDRFCPHRFKADEAYELNKDKGPLGAYLDYEGIVALAKEKGVDAIHPGYGFLSENPLFAQACKDAGIIFIGPEPKVLEMMGDKTAARNVADELGVPTLPGTKDPIESRKEALTTARKIGFPLIIKAAFGGGGRGMRVVREAKELEPLLDEAQTEAKRAFGNGAVFLEKFVGRAKHIEVQILGDKHGNVIHLHERDCSVQRRHQKVIEQAPSYQIDQKIIDGLCDAAVQIAKAVNYTHAGTVEFLVDVETGEWFFIEMNPRIQVEHTVTEEITGIDIVRSQILIAQGSQMHEQPLALPEQQDIEKSGYAIQCRITTEDPENGFTPDFGKILTYRSAGGFGVRLDGALGVNGAVITPYYDSMLVKVTVFARTYQQALDRMHRALSEFRIRGVKTNIPFLLNVLHDPAFKGGQATTRFIDTNPHLFKFAPRKDRATKLLSYLADVSVNGNPFAKGHKPEKEFRMPPVPHSDHRVAPTPGTKQLLTEMGPEAFCKNWVAKQKRLLITDTTFRDAHQSLLATRMRSYDMLAVADAVARRTPNLFSLEMWGGATFDVTMRFLREDPWERLRQLRARVPNILFQMLFRGSNAVGYSNYPDNVVKGFVKHAAENGMDIFRIFDSLNYLPNLVPAMEAVREDTQSICEGTLCYTGDILDPKRDKYGLKYYVKLARELEKMGAHMLCIKDMAGLVRPYAAKKLVKALKEEVGIPIHFHTHDTSGLNASSILQAADGGVDVADAAIASMSGGTSQPNMNSIVASLQHTPRDTGLDTEALQEFSDYWAAVRAFYKPFDTSEPYGTAEVYLHEMPGGQYTNLKEQATGMGLGPRWPEIAHAYAEVNQLCGDIIKVTPSSKVVGDLAIECVARGVKPSDIINLKGTKWSKDVTSMFEGWLGEPFYGLDKDEAKDSWAKWNALADAIVGKGGKRLKGRPGDHAPKVKLEDVRKELETKLKKKPTEDDVWSYLMYPDVFMKYADHREQFGDVSVLPTPAYYYGLRDQEEIHVDLEEGKTLFVRMLNLTDPDAKGKQTAIFELNGYPRHTTVANKKLAKEGASRPKADPAKPSEVGAPMPGMIASVAVSVGQKVKEGETLLTLEAMKMFAAVAAPTAGTVQEVFVKVGESVESKDLLVRLG; encoded by the coding sequence ATGCCCAGCAAGAAGTCCCCCAAATCCGCGCCCGCCGCTGCCATCGCCGCCGCGAATGAAATCCGCCCGATTCGCAAGCTCATGGTGGCGAATCGTTCTGAGATCGCCATCCGAGTTTTCCGTGCCGCGACGGAACTGGGCATCCGCACGGTGGCCATCTATGCGAATGAAGACCGCTTCTGCCCGCACCGCTTCAAGGCGGACGAGGCGTATGAGCTGAACAAGGACAAGGGACCGCTCGGTGCGTATCTCGACTACGAAGGTATCGTGGCGCTGGCCAAGGAAAAGGGCGTGGACGCCATCCACCCCGGCTACGGCTTCCTCTCGGAGAATCCCCTCTTCGCCCAGGCATGCAAGGACGCGGGCATCATCTTCATTGGGCCAGAACCCAAGGTGCTGGAAATGATGGGGGACAAGACCGCCGCGCGTAATGTGGCGGACGAACTCGGCGTCCCCACCCTGCCGGGCACCAAGGACCCCATCGAGTCCCGCAAGGAGGCGCTGACCACGGCAAGGAAGATTGGATTCCCCCTCATCATCAAGGCAGCCTTCGGCGGCGGTGGCCGCGGCATGCGTGTGGTGCGCGAGGCGAAGGAACTCGAACCGCTGCTCGATGAAGCCCAGACCGAGGCGAAGCGTGCCTTTGGCAATGGTGCCGTGTTCCTGGAGAAGTTCGTGGGCCGCGCCAAACACATCGAGGTGCAGATCCTCGGGGACAAGCACGGCAACGTGATCCACTTGCATGAGCGCGACTGCTCCGTGCAGCGTCGCCACCAAAAAGTCATCGAGCAGGCGCCGAGCTACCAGATTGACCAGAAGATCATCGATGGCCTCTGCGATGCCGCGGTGCAGATCGCGAAGGCGGTGAACTACACGCACGCCGGTACGGTCGAGTTCCTCGTGGACGTGGAGACGGGCGAGTGGTTCTTCATCGAGATGAACCCGCGCATCCAGGTGGAGCACACCGTCACGGAAGAGATCACGGGCATCGATATCGTGCGTTCGCAGATTCTCATCGCACAGGGCTCGCAGATGCATGAGCAGCCGCTTGCACTTCCTGAGCAGCAGGACATCGAGAAGTCCGGCTACGCCATCCAGTGCCGCATCACCACGGAGGATCCGGAGAATGGGTTCACGCCGGACTTTGGGAAGATCCTTACCTACCGCAGTGCCGGTGGCTTCGGGGTGCGTCTCGACGGCGCGCTCGGCGTGAATGGCGCGGTCATCACGCCCTACTATGACTCCATGCTGGTGAAGGTGACCGTCTTCGCCCGCACGTACCAGCAGGCGCTGGATCGCATGCACCGTGCACTGAGTGAATTCCGCATTCGCGGGGTGAAGACGAACATCCCCTTCCTCCTGAATGTGCTTCACGATCCCGCCTTCAAAGGCGGCCAGGCGACGACACGCTTCATCGATACGAATCCCCACCTCTTCAAGTTCGCCCCGCGCAAGGACCGCGCGACCAAGCTGCTGAGCTATCTCGCGGACGTGAGCGTGAACGGCAATCCCTTCGCCAAGGGGCACAAGCCGGAGAAGGAATTCCGGATGCCGCCGGTGCCGCACTCGGATCATCGCGTGGCTCCGACACCCGGCACAAAGCAGCTTCTCACGGAGATGGGACCGGAGGCCTTCTGCAAGAACTGGGTCGCGAAGCAAAAGCGCCTGCTCATCACGGACACCACCTTCCGTGATGCGCATCAGTCCCTGCTGGCCACGCGCATGCGCTCGTATGACATGCTCGCCGTGGCAGATGCCGTCGCACGCCGCACGCCGAATCTCTTCTCGCTCGAAATGTGGGGCGGTGCGACCTTCGACGTGACCATGCGCTTCCTGCGTGAAGACCCATGGGAACGCCTGCGCCAGCTCCGTGCCCGCGTGCCGAACATCCTTTTCCAGATGCTCTTCCGCGGCTCCAACGCCGTGGGCTACAGCAACTATCCTGACAATGTGGTGAAGGGATTCGTGAAGCATGCCGCGGAAAACGGCATGGACATCTTCCGCATCTTTGACTCGCTGAACTACCTGCCGAACCTCGTGCCCGCCATGGAGGCGGTGCGCGAAGACACGCAGTCGATTTGCGAAGGCACGCTGTGCTACACCGGTGACATCCTGGATCCGAAGCGCGACAAGTACGGCCTGAAGTACTATGTGAAACTCGCCCGCGAACTGGAGAAGATGGGCGCGCACATGCTGTGCATCAAGGACATGGCCGGCCTCGTGCGCCCCTATGCAGCGAAGAAACTGGTGAAGGCGCTCAAGGAAGAGGTGGGCATCCCCATCCACTTCCACACGCATGACACGAGCGGTCTGAATGCCAGCAGCATCCTGCAGGCAGCCGATGGTGGCGTGGACGTGGCAGATGCCGCGATCGCCAGCATGAGCGGTGGCACCTCGCAGCCGAACATGAACAGCATTGTCGCCAGCCTGCAGCACACGCCGCGGGATACGGGACTCGATACCGAAGCGCTGCAGGAGTTCAGCGACTACTGGGCGGCCGTGCGTGCCTTCTACAAGCCCTTCGACACCAGCGAGCCCTACGGAACCGCGGAAGTGTATCTCCATGAGATGCCCGGTGGCCAGTACACGAACCTCAAGGAACAGGCGACGGGCATGGGTCTCGGACCGCGCTGGCCCGAGATCGCCCACGCATATGCGGAGGTGAACCAACTCTGCGGCGACATCATCAAGGTGACGCCAAGCAGCAAGGTGGTGGGTGACCTCGCCATCGAATGCGTGGCTCGTGGCGTGAAGCCGTCAGACATCATCAATCTCAAGGGCACGAAGTGGAGCAAGGACGTCACCAGCATGTTCGAAGGCTGGCTCGGCGAGCCCTTTTACGGACTCGACAAGGACGAGGCGAAGGACTCCTGGGCTAAGTGGAACGCGCTGGCCGATGCCATTGTGGGCAAGGGCGGCAAGCGCCTCAAGGGACGCCCCGGCGACCACGCTCCGAAGGTGAAACTAGAGGACGTGCGCAAGGAACTCGAGACCAAGCTCAAGAAGAAGCCCACCGAGGATGATGTGTGGAGCTACCTCATGTATCCGGATGTCTTCATGAAGTATGCAGACCATCGCGAGCAATTCGGCGATGTGAGCGTACTGCCCACGCCTGCCTACTACTACGGCTTGCGTGACCAGGAAGAAATCCATGTGGACCTCGAAGAAGGCAAGACCCTCTTCGTCCGCATGCTGAACCTCACAGATCCTGATGCGAAGGGCAAGCAGACGGCCATTTTCGAACTGAACGGCTACCCGCGTCACACCACCGTCGCGAACAAGAAACTCGCGAAGGAAGGTGCGTCCCGTCCCAAAGCGGATCCTGCCAAGCCGAGTGAAGTCGGCGCGCCAATGCCCGGCATGATTGCCAGCGTGGCAGTCAGCGTCGGTCAGAAGGTGAAGGAAGGCGAGACCCTGCTCACGCTGGAGGCCATGAAGATGTTCGCCGCCGTCGCCGCCCCTACCGCCGGCACCGTACAAGAAGTCTTCGTGAAAGTGGGCGAAAGCGTGGAGAGCAAGGATTTGCTGGTAAGGCTGGGATAG